The following DNA comes from Kitasatospora sp. NBC_01287.
CTGGGAGCCGGTCGAGCAGGCGGAGTTCCGGGCCGAGGCGGCGCGCCTCTTCCCGCGGATCGACATGGACGACCCCGAGCAGGTCGAGTGGCAGGACCATCCCTGGGAGTGGCCCTCCTGGCGGCCGGGCGAGGCGTAGCGCCGTCCCCCACCGCCCGGGTGCTCAGACGGTCTCGCTCGGTGCGGAGAGGCGGGTGGCGAGGATGGCGACGTCGTCCTCGCCGTGGCCGGCGGACAGTCCGGTCAGCGCGGTGTCGATCAGGTGCTCCAGCGGGGCGGCCGGGTCGAAGCGCAGCGCGGCCAGTGCCGTGAGCGACTCCTCGATGTCGCGGGTGCGGCGCTCGATGAGGCCGTCGGTGTAGAGCAGCAGCGTCGAACCCGGGCCGAACGGCAGGGTGAGCTGGCTGTGGCCGCCCGCCCCCGCGCCCAGGGGCGGGCCGACCGGCAGCCGCAGCAGGCGGCCGCGCAGGTGCGGCCGGTCGAGCTGGAGCGGCGGCAGGTGGCCGGCGGTGGCGAAGGTGCACAGCTGCGAGGCGGGGTCGAGCAGCGCCAGCACGCAGGTCGCGACCCGCTCCTGTTCGAGCGCCTCGGTGATCCGCTCCGCCTCGCGCAGGATCCCGGCCGGCGAGCGCCGCTGCAGCGCCAGCGCCCGCACCAGCGAGCGGTACTCGCTCATGGTGGCGGCCGCGTCGAGACCGTGCCCCATCACATCGCCCACCACCAGCAGGGTCCGTCCGCCGGGCAGCGCCACCGTGTCGTACCAGTCGCCGCCCACCTCGGCGCTGGTGCCGGCCGGCAGGTAGCGCCCGGCGGACTCGACGTCGGGGTGCGGGGTCATCGGCTCGGCCAGCAGTGCCCGCTGCAGGGCCAGCGCGGATTCGTGCTCGTGCGAGTAGAGCTGCGCGTTGTTGATCCCCGAGCCGGCCCGGCCCGCCAGCTCGACCATCAGCGCCACCTCGTCCGGGCTGAAGGCGGGTGAGTCGCCGCCCCGGATCAGGATCACCGTGCCGATCACCAGGCCGCCCGCGGTGAGCGGCACGTAGACGCCCGAGTGCAGCCCGAGCCGCCGGTAGCGGCTGATCCGGGCGGCGTTGGGCGCGGTGGTGCGCAACTGGGCGTCGGTCGGGAAGTTGAGCACGACCGGCCGCTGCTCCAGCACGCACCGGGCGGCGGCCGAGCCCGGCTGCGGGTGGACCGCCGCGCCGGTGCCGCCGATCGAGGCGGCGAGGCCGACCAGCTCCGGCGTGCTGCTCAAGGCGAGCCGGCGCATCGCCGGCCCGCCGCCGTTCTCGGCCGCGGGCCGCTCCGGCTCCAGGATGTCGACCATGGCGGCGTCGGCCAGCCGGGGCACCAGCAACCGGGTCAGCTCCTTGGCGGCCTGTTGCACGTCGAGGGTGGTGCCGATCCGGGTGGCGGCCTCGTCCAGCAGCGCCAGGCGGACCCTGGCCCGGTCCAGCGCCTGGCGGATCCGGCGGTCCTCGGTGATCTCCAGCACCATCGCGACCAGGCCCAGCGCGGTGCCGTCCGCGGCTTCCAAGCGGTGGTAGGAGTTGTGCCACCAGCGCCGCTCGGTCGGCGGTCCGGAGGCGGTGGTCCCCTCGACGGTGTGCACCCGCGGCTTGCCGTCGGCCAGCACGGCGCGCAGCTCGGCCTCGGCGGCGCCGGCGTCGATCCCGGGGACCACCTCGGCGATGGTGCGCCCCGTGTGCCCGGCCGCGCTGACGCCGTTGACGGCGGCGAGGGTGGCGTTGACGTACTGGTAGCGCAGCTCCAGGTCGAGGACGGCGATGCCCACCGTGGCGCGGTCCAGGATCTGGCGGACCAGGTGGTAGTCGCTCAGCAGCGTCTCCAGCTCGGGCCGCTCGCCGAGCGCGGTGCCGAGGACGGCCAGCAGTTCGCGGGCCTGCGCGTCGTCGAGGAAGGAGAGTGGGGCGCCGGGATCGGCCATGGTCCCTCCTGCCGAACGAGGGGCACTCCTCGATCGATCATCCCATCGATCAGCGGTGGCCGCCGGGTGCCGCGAGTTCCGCGGGTCCCGGCGGCCACCGGCCGTTCCGCTCGTCAGTGGGCGAGCCCGCCCGAGCCCGCCAGCAGCAGCGAGAAGCCGCTCCCGGTGGACTCCCGCGGTGTGCTGATGTGCACCACACCGGCCGCCGCGTCGTACCACCAGCCGCCGGTGGCCGCCGCGGGCGCGGCCGCCGTGGTGACGGTGGGCGTGGTGATGGTGGGCGTGCTGACGGCGGGCAGCGGGCGGCCGCCCAGCAGCACCGCCGCCGGCGCGGCGCCCACGTGCACCGTGAAGTCGTACGCGCGGGCGGCGGGCTTGCCGGTGTAGTCGCCGACGCTCGGGCCGACCGTCACCTCGGTCACCCCGTGCCCCTGGCCCAGGGCCCGCACGTCGACCCGCTGGGTGGCGTCGGCACCCTGCTGGTAGGCCCGGGTGGTGCCGTCGTCCTCGTAGAGGGTGTAGTCCGACTGCCCCTGGGCGTAGATGTCGTAGGCCAGCCTGCTGGTGTCCCGGGTCTGCCAGGAGAGGGTGCCCTGCGGCCACATCGGCACCACCGCGCCCGCCTTGACGAAGAGCGGCAGGGTGGCGAGCGGCGCCTGGTAGCCGTTGATCGTGGTCGGGCCCTGGTAGGTCTTGCCGCTCCAGTAGTCGACCCAGGTGCCCTTGGGCAGGTAGATGCCGTCGCGGGTCTGCGAGCCGTCGTAGACCGGCGCGACCAGGAAGTCGTCACCGGAGAGGAACTCGTACTTGGCCGCGTCGCCCCAGGTGTTCGGGTCGTCCGGGTAGTCCAGGACCAGCGGGCGCACCGGGCCGACGCCGGTCGTGTGGGCCTGGGCGGCCAGCGTGTAGAAGTAGGGCAGCAGCCGCTCCTTGAGCTGCAGGTAGCTCGTGTTGACCGCGCTGTAGGGCTGGCCGGAGCGCCAGGGCTGCTTGTCGGTGGCGGCCCAGCCGTCCATGGTCATGATGGTCGGGATGAAGGTCTTCCACTCCAGGTCGCGGGTCTCCACCTGCGGATCGCTGCCGAAGATGCCGCCCACGTCGCCGGTGTCGTAGGCGATGCCGGACATGGTGGCGCCCGCGTAGGTGGGGATCTGCCACTTCAGGTAGTCGGTGGTGCCGGTCTGGTCGCCGCTCCACACCACTCCGCAGCGCTGCACGCCGGCCCAGGAGACCGGCAGCCAGACGAAGCCGCGCGCGTCGCTGTTCTGCTCGATGCCGTCCTTGGCCTGCTGGCAGCCGTCCAGCGCGAACTGGTAGCCGGGGCCGACCCAGCCGACGTCGAGCTTGCGGACCCGGACCCCGGCCTGCACCTCCTGGTCCTGGCCCGGCAGGCCGGTGGAGGTCCACAGGCCCAGCTGCATGTGGTGGTCGCGCAGGCCCTGGCCGGTCTGCTGGAGGTCCTCGTAGCCGCAGCCGTAGCCGTCGTTGACCAGCATCCAGCCCAGCGGGTCCTGGTTGGCGGTGTAGCCGTCGGCCACCGTGAGCGCGTCCAGGGTGTGCCGCTCACCGCGGTTGGCGTTGTGCAGGTAGCAGTCCGAGTCGCCCGGCTCCAGGCCGTAGACCGGGGGCATGAAGGGCTTGCCGACCAGGTCGGTGTACTGGCCGATGATCTTCTTCAGGTCGGGGCCGTAGAAGTAGTAGCCGTCGAAGCGGCGCTCCTGGGCCGAGGTGGCCACCGGGTCGCCGAAGTCGTAGAGCCCCGGCGCGAAGGTGTCGCGGAAGACCCCGTAGCCGGCGCTGGAGAGGTAGAAGGGCTGCGAGTTGTTGTAGCCGCCCTCGTTCCAGTCGAAGCTGTTGGCCACGTGCACGCTCTGGTCGCGGTGCGAGAAGCTGCCGTTCTGCTCGCCACCGCCGTAGAACTGCTCCTGCGGGCCGCGCGCGAGGGTCTGCTGCATCGCGTCCCCGGTCCAGGTCAGGCCGCGGGTCTCCTGCCAGACGACGGTGCGGTTGTCGGCCCTGTAGAGCGCGAAGCGCAGCGGGTTCTTGTAGGCGCGCAGCACCAGGTCCTTGGAGGCCACCGCCCAGTAGGCACCGGCGTCCCACTGGTGGGTACCGGCGACGGCCTTGGGCGGGTCCGGGACCATCTCCTGGCCCGGCGGGTCGGTGAAGGTGCCGTCGGGGGCCAGCTGGAGCCGGAAGACGTCGTCACCGGTGAAGTCGATCCGGGCCCTGGCGCTGCCGGCCTGGATCAGGTAGCCGTTGCCGTCGTGGGTCAGCGCGGTGGCGGCGCCGACCGTGGTGGGCTGCGGGATGCTCGCGGTCGCGGTGTAGCCGGAGCCGGTCACCGCGTACGGCACGACCAGCACGTGGTAGAGGCCCGAGGCGTTCGGGACCACGGTCGACTCGGGGTCGGCGGAGGAGGCGCTCTCGGCGACCTCGTGACCGGCGCTGTCGTAGATGTAGAGGTCGAAGTCGTTGTTCTGGTCGGCCCAGCTGATGGAGACCGGGACGCCGCCGTCCGGGTTGCCCTGCCAGTAGCTCGCGGGGACGTCGACGGTGAGGTCGAAGTGGTCGCACGTCAGGTTCTGCGGGTCCTGGGCCTGTGGCGGGCAGTGGGCCGGGTCGGGGACCGAGCCCTGTGCGAAGCTCTGGCCCTGCCAGCCGATGGAGTGCTGCCCGGTCAGGGCCAGGGTGCCGCCGGGCGGGGCGGCGGCGCGGGCGGCGACCTGACCGCCCAGCAGGGCGCAGAGCACGGCGAGGACGGCGCTCAGGGCGAGGGAGCGGGGCGGGGGAGTTCGGCGCGGGGGAGTTCGGCGCGTTCGCATACAGCCGTCCAGGGGCGTGGAGGGGAGCGGGAGGCGGAACCGGCGTGGCGCATTCCTGCAGATGGTGAGTGCATGACAAGAGAGGTCGCGGAGCTGTGCGCGAGCCGCGACCGTGGCCGAGGGTAGCAGTGCGTTTCTGCGCGCTCAATGGTGTTGCGCGCACGAACGCGCAGCTTTCTGAGAAGCGCGCTCATGATCGGGGCGCACACTGGAGGGGATTCGACTGGCGGGGGGTGGCGCGGACGGCCTCGACCCGAGGTCGGAGAGGTGGCGTGAGATGAACTTCCACCGCTATCACCACGGAGGTGGGATCGGCGGCTGGCACGCCGGTTTCTGGCTCTTCTCGATCGGCGGCTTCGTGCTGCTCGCACTGCTGGTCGTGCTCATCGTGCTGCTGGTCCGGCTGCTGGGGAGCCGGCACCACCCGGCCTCGCACGGTGGCGCCGGTGCGGGCGGACCGGGCGCCGGCGGGCCCGGTGCGTCGGGCGGCGGCGAGGCCGAGCGCATCCTCGGCGAGCGGTACGCGCGGGGCGAGATCGACGAAGCGGAGTACCAGCGGCGGCTGCGGATGCTGCGCGATCCAGGCGGGCCGGGCGGGCCGGGCGTTCCGGGCGGGCCGCCCGTCGGCGGGCCGCCCGGAACGGGCTGATCAGCGCGGGTGCGCCTGGCTGATCAGCGCGGGTGCACCTCCAGGAAGGTGCGGACCGCCGATTCCAGGGCGCCCTCGATCCAGGCCGGCTTCAGGCTGGTGTGCTCACCCGCGAAGTGCACCCGGCCCTCCACCGTGCGGGTGGCCGGGTGCAGCTCGTGCAGCTGTCCCGGGGTGAAGATGCCGGCCTCGCCCAGCGCGTACCGGGCGCGGGCCCAGGACTGGGTGGCGGCCCGGCCGGTGAACTCCTTGCGGACGCCGGGGCCGAAGAGCCTCGCCAGGTCGTCCAGCGCGAAGGCGTACCGCTCGCCCGGGGTCAGCGAGTCCCAGCGCATCGCGTCGTCGGACCAGGTGTAGGAGGCGAGCAGCACACCGCCCGGCGAGCCGGCCGGCGAGTGCGAGGGCATGTAGGTGAAGCGGCTGGGGCTGTCCGAGGTGCAGCCGCCGCCGGTGAAACCGGTACCGCCCTGCTCCCAGAACCTGGTCTTGAACTCCAGCAGCACCTTGGTCGCCGCGTCGTAGTGCAACTCGTTGACCGCCCGGCGCTTCGGGTAGGACATCAGCGGCTCGACGGAGCAGAAGCGCAGCGCGCTGAACGGGATGGTGACGATCGCGTAGTCGCCCTCGAAGGACTCGACGGGGCCGGTGGGCGCGCCGTCGCAGGACTCCTCGGTGCCGCTCTCGGCCGTGGTCTCGATCCGCACCCCGGTGTCGGTCTGCACCAGGCGGGTCATCCGCCGGCCCATCCGCAGCTCGTTGCGCAGCGGCGCGGCGAGCGCGGTGGTCAGCGTGTCGGTGCCGCCCTCCAACTCCCAGTAGCGGTTGCCCGGTTGGATCACGGCGTGGTCCATCAGGGTGGGGATCAGCGAGTAGTGCAGCCGGGAGGTGAGGTTCTCCAGGGTGCCGGCCGCCTGGACGGTGGCCAGGTCCCAGCCGGCCTGCTCGATCAGGAAGCGGTGGGTCGAGTAGTCGTCGTAGTCCTGGATGATCCGGGTCCAGGCGTCCAGCTGGGTGTCGATCGGCTGGTTGGTCGGCACGGTCACCGGGGCCAGCGCGGCGTTGATCGTGTCCGCCATGGTGCTGGTGGCGTCGGTGCCGAAGCTCTCGTTGATCCGCTGCGGGCTGTTCGCGTAGCCGGCCCGGGTGGTGGCGAGATCGTTGACCCGGATCAGCCGGCGGTCGGTGGCCGGGGGCGGGGTGAACGGGCCCTGGGGGCTGCCGTTGCTCCAGCTCTCACCGGTGAACGCCTGGTAGCTCACCGGCGGCAGCGGGCCGGTCGGTTCGGCGCCCGGGGCGACGTCGGCGTTGTAGAAGAGCCGGCGCTTCAGGTTCAGCTTGTCGGCCAGCGCCAGTACCAGCGGGTGGAAGTCCGGCAGCCGCATCGCCCCGGCCTCCGCGTACAGCGCCGGGTCCTTGAAGCCGCGGAAGGTCTTCACCCGGCCGCCGGTCCGGCTCGCGTTGGCCTCGATGATCACCACCTCGTGCCCGGCCTGCTTGAGCAGGGTCGCGGCGGTCAGGCCGGCCACGCCGGCGCCCACCACGAGCACCTTCTTGCGTGCCGCGCGGGCGGGCAGTTGGCCGTCGATCAGGATCCGCAGGTACTGGTACTTGAGGTCGGAGCCGTCGTCGCCGACCAGCAGCAGCTTGCGTGCCAGGTCGCGGGCGAGGTCGGCGTCGATCTCGCGCGTGCCGCCGGTGCTGCCGGGGGCGGCGGCGGGCGCGGGGACGGCGCGCGGTGCGGTGGTGGTGGCGAACGCGGGGGCGGCGGTGGCGGTGGCGGCGAGGGCGGCCGTCGCGCCGGCCGCGCCGAGGAAGCCGCGGCGGCGCAGTCGCGGGCTCGTCTCCTCCGCTGAAGTTGCCTCGTTGACAGGCGGGTTGGACATCAAGGCTCCTGAATCGAAAGATACTGGCGAATCGAAAGACACTGGACGCCAACGTCAACTTGGTTGAGATAGTCAAGGGAACGCGTCGGCCGCCCGGTTCACCCGAAGGTGGTCGGGATGGCGCGAGCGGTTGGAATGGTCGGGACAGCAAGGGTGGTGGGGACAGTGGGGGTCACGGAGTGGCCGGGCCGGTCGCGGGGCGGTGGGTGCGCGGCCTGATCTCGATCCGGGTGGGGTCGAAGACGCCGCGGCTGGTGGCGGACGCGGAGATCCGGATGCTCGCGAAGAGGTGCCGGAAGACCGCGGCCTTGCGGGCCGGGGTGAGCCCGG
Coding sequences within:
- a CDS encoding SpoIIE family protein phosphatase, whose protein sequence is MADPGAPLSFLDDAQARELLAVLGTALGERPELETLLSDYHLVRQILDRATVGIAVLDLELRYQYVNATLAAVNGVSAAGHTGRTIAEVVPGIDAGAAEAELRAVLADGKPRVHTVEGTTASGPPTERRWWHNSYHRLEAADGTALGLVAMVLEITEDRRIRQALDRARVRLALLDEAATRIGTTLDVQQAAKELTRLLVPRLADAAMVDILEPERPAAENGGGPAMRRLALSSTPELVGLAASIGGTGAAVHPQPGSAAARCVLEQRPVVLNFPTDAQLRTTAPNAARISRYRRLGLHSGVYVPLTAGGLVIGTVILIRGGDSPAFSPDEVALMVELAGRAGSGINNAQLYSHEHESALALQRALLAEPMTPHPDVESAGRYLPAGTSAEVGGDWYDTVALPGGRTLLVVGDVMGHGLDAAATMSEYRSLVRALALQRRSPAGILREAERITEALEQERVATCVLALLDPASQLCTFATAGHLPPLQLDRPHLRGRLLRLPVGPPLGAGAGGHSQLTLPFGPGSTLLLYTDGLIERRTRDIEESLTALAALRFDPAAPLEHLIDTALTGLSAGHGEDDVAILATRLSAPSETV
- a CDS encoding SHOCT domain-containing protein; translation: MNFHRYHHGGGIGGWHAGFWLFSIGGFVLLALLVVLIVLLVRLLGSRHHPASHGGAGAGGPGAGGPGASGGGEAERILGERYARGEIDEAEYQRRLRMLRDPGGPGGPGVPGGPPVGGPPGTG
- a CDS encoding FAD-dependent oxidoreductase, yielding MSNPPVNEATSAEETSPRLRRRGFLGAAGATAALAATATAAPAFATTTAPRAVPAPAAAPGSTGGTREIDADLARDLARKLLLVGDDGSDLKYQYLRILIDGQLPARAARKKVLVVGAGVAGLTAATLLKQAGHEVVIIEANASRTGGRVKTFRGFKDPALYAEAGAMRLPDFHPLVLALADKLNLKRRLFYNADVAPGAEPTGPLPPVSYQAFTGESWSNGSPQGPFTPPPATDRRLIRVNDLATTRAGYANSPQRINESFGTDATSTMADTINAALAPVTVPTNQPIDTQLDAWTRIIQDYDDYSTHRFLIEQAGWDLATVQAAGTLENLTSRLHYSLIPTLMDHAVIQPGNRYWELEGGTDTLTTALAAPLRNELRMGRRMTRLVQTDTGVRIETTAESGTEESCDGAPTGPVESFEGDYAIVTIPFSALRFCSVEPLMSYPKRRAVNELHYDAATKVLLEFKTRFWEQGGTGFTGGGCTSDSPSRFTYMPSHSPAGSPGGVLLASYTWSDDAMRWDSLTPGERYAFALDDLARLFGPGVRKEFTGRAATQSWARARYALGEAGIFTPGQLHELHPATRTVEGRVHFAGEHTSLKPAWIEGALESAVRTFLEVHPR